TCTGGCAGGAAAAGGTCGCTGGCTTGAACTAAATCCGACAGACCTGCACCCCGTTAAAAGGGCGACTGTCAGATCAAGTATGAACTACTACAATTCACTGAATTGATCCCTTACTTGCTGCGTAAACCTTCCAGTATAAACTCTTCCAGTTAAAATTTTCACTAAATCTTCAGACGGGCTATCAAATTCAGATCTAATTTCTTCAATAAGAGCCTTATAATATTTTAAATTACTTGCTGTGCTTATAATTGTCTGAAGATCAAATGAATTTTTAGTGAATTTTTTTAATTCCTCAACACCTGACTCTGTGTATTGCATCAAGTTGAATTCGAAAAATGGACGCTCATCCATTTTATTTTCTTTTTCCAGGTCACTAAAAAATACATATCGAATTCCGTCAGTCAAAACTCCAAAGCGAGCCTCTGTAACAGAAAAGTATCTGAAGAGCTGTCCTGCGTGTTTTGCTTCCAAGTCAGATCCTACAGGTTTACATTCAATCAGGATAACTTTTTGCTTGTCGAGTTGAATTGCATAGTCAACCTTTTCCCCTTTCTTGACTCCATGGTCTGCAGTTAGTTCTGGTATGACCTCTTCTGGGTTGAAGATGTCATATCCAAGAGTTTGGATGAATGGGAGTACAAAAGCTGTTTTTGCAGCTTCTTCAGTCAATACTGATTCTTTTTGCCGCTGGATACGAGTAGATAACTCTGCAATCTTGTCTATAAAATCCATTATCAACCCCCTTTTTAATTTGAGTAAAAAGACATCTTGAGATAAATATCAGACATTCACTTATTATTATAAACAAATTTTATATTTATATTTCTCTCTGACACTCATAACAAAACGCCTTCCCCCCAAACCTCTCCTTATTATTCCAACAAAACCGCGCCACATTGCCCGGAATCGCCGCCCTGCACTTGAAGCAGTAATACTTCCTTTCCACCT
This region of Desulfomicrobium macestii genomic DNA includes:
- a CDS encoding type I restriction enzyme HsdR N-terminal domain-containing protein; protein product: MDFIDKIAELSTRIQRQKESVLTEEAAKTAFVLPFIQTLGYDIFNPEEVIPELTADHGVKKGEKVDYAIQLDKQKVILIECKPVGSDLEAKHAGQLFRYFSVTEARFGVLTDGIRYVFFSDLEKENKMDERPFFEFNLMQYTESGVEELKKFTKNSFDLQTIISTASNLKYYKALIEEIRSEFDSPSEDLVKILTGRVYTGRFTQQVRDQFSEL